Genomic DNA from Pelosinus sp. UFO1:
CCCTAAAGTATTTGATCCTTGTGAAGAGAATAGAAGGAAAATTATCAAAAAGTTCACTGGCATCCAAACTTCAAATCCATCACAAAACTTTTATGGCCTATATCGTGATGAACAAATGTTAGGTGGAATGCAACTTCATAATTTTATTATGAAGCTTTTATCCATTAAAATCCCTGTGGGCGGTGTAGGAACAGTAGCTGTAGATTTTTTACATAAGAAAGAAAACGTATGCAAAGAACTAATAGCCTATTTTTTAAACCATTATCGGGATAACGGATATGGTATGGTTGCCTTATACCCTTTTCGCCCCGATTTTTATAAAAAAATGGGTTTTGGTTATGGTCCAAAAATGAATCGCTATAAAACAAAACCTACCTTTTTGTCTGCGGAAAGCGCGGATAGGCAGGAGATGTTCTATCTAAGTAGAGAGGGTATTAATGACATGGTGGAATGCCATAATCGTTTGGCGGATGCAACACATGGCATGATTGAAAAGACTGCTATTATGTTTGAAAAAATATTTGATGATCCAGAAAACAGAGTAGTTGGTTATAAGCAAGATGGTAAGCTACGTGCTTATTGTGTATATCGTTTTGTGAGCGATGATGATAAGCGGTTTTTGATCTATGACATGTATATTGATGAAATCATATATGAAAATGCACAAACACTAAAAATTCTACTGGCTTTCCTGCGTAGTCAAGCTGATCAAGTGAGAGATATCATCATCGATACCCATGAT
This window encodes:
- the eis gene encoding enhanced intracellular survival protein Eis; translation: MSMIRLLTEHEIADFVNIAFNAYPKVFDPCEENRRKIIKKFTGIQTSNPSQNFYGLYRDEQMLGGMQLHNFIMKLLSIKIPVGGVGTVAVDFLHKKENVCKELIAYFLNHYRDNGYGMVALYPFRPDFYKKMGFGYGPKMNRYKTKPTFLSAESADRQEMFYLSREGINDMVECHNRLADATHGMIEKTAIMFEKIFDDPENRVVGYKQDGKLRAYCVYRFVSDDDKRFLIYDMYIDEIIYENAQTLKILLAFLRSQADQVRDIIIDTHDEYFHYLLSDPRNGSSNFLGTLSHESNLQGLGIMYRVVNVTKIFESLCNHNFGGQNCKMKLSISDDFLASNNTSITIQFQEGIAEIKESEDYEVEASFNISEFSSLIMGTINFNTLHRYGLAKISNKGYIGIINKIFMTDQKPKCTVRF